One genomic segment of Mesoterricola silvestris includes these proteins:
- the tig gene encoding trigger factor, which translates to MQSSLTHHTSTRKSIDVTVPAAEVSEEFGKVLAKIAPKVKVPGFRPGKAPKDVLMKRYEREIQSEVAENLITRHFMAAAAQAGANPISRPALEKIDLKEGAEGVFRAQFDVAPEVTLPDYKGLAVTKKKRAIDDEAIAEHLESLRQQHAKFIPVEDAPAALGHFATLDIKVKPQGMKPVNYTDQVIQLAEGRPFDGEILGMKADETKKFSITIPAEDPNRAMAGKAVAYEATLKDLRMREVPELSDEFAKDLGAHENLEDLKAFVKKDLEEAAERDAVARLHSTLLDTLLDAAPFEVPSSMVSLQLDDYCQEFAEMAARQGVDPKNINWAGYRQSRMQDAERAVRSGYLLQSIGNAEDLQVTDEEIDAEIRAIMEEHKVPQTFEAFKANLEKRGSTTEIKGRVRTDKIFQMMVAAATVTEELLDKDAFAALVELERRREAGIPSARFDAGGLEGGELEHQEGGSPDSVQAAEHVHGPDCDHDHK; encoded by the coding sequence ATGCAGTCCAGCCTCACGCACCACACCTCCACCCGGAAGTCCATCGACGTCACGGTCCCGGCCGCCGAGGTCAGCGAGGAGTTCGGCAAGGTCCTCGCGAAGATCGCCCCGAAGGTCAAGGTGCCCGGCTTCCGCCCCGGCAAGGCCCCCAAGGACGTGCTCATGAAGCGCTACGAGCGGGAGATCCAGTCCGAGGTGGCCGAGAACCTCATCACCCGGCACTTCATGGCCGCCGCCGCCCAGGCCGGCGCCAACCCCATCTCCCGGCCCGCCCTGGAGAAGATCGACCTGAAGGAGGGCGCCGAGGGCGTCTTCCGCGCCCAGTTCGACGTGGCCCCCGAAGTGACCCTGCCCGACTACAAGGGCCTGGCGGTGACCAAGAAGAAGCGCGCCATCGACGACGAGGCCATCGCGGAGCACCTGGAGTCCCTGCGCCAGCAGCACGCCAAGTTCATCCCCGTGGAGGACGCCCCCGCCGCCCTCGGCCACTTCGCCACCCTGGACATCAAGGTGAAGCCCCAGGGCATGAAGCCCGTGAACTACACGGACCAGGTCATCCAGCTGGCCGAAGGCCGCCCCTTCGACGGCGAGATCCTGGGCATGAAGGCGGACGAGACCAAGAAGTTCTCCATCACCATCCCCGCCGAGGACCCCAACCGCGCCATGGCCGGCAAGGCCGTGGCCTACGAGGCCACCCTCAAGGACCTGCGCATGCGCGAGGTGCCCGAGCTGAGCGACGAGTTCGCCAAGGACCTGGGCGCCCACGAGAACCTGGAGGATCTCAAGGCCTTCGTGAAGAAGGACCTGGAAGAGGCCGCCGAGCGCGACGCCGTGGCCCGCCTGCACTCCACCCTCCTGGACACCCTCCTGGACGCCGCCCCCTTCGAGGTGCCCTCCTCCATGGTCAGCCTCCAGCTGGACGACTACTGCCAGGAATTCGCCGAAATGGCCGCCCGCCAGGGCGTGGATCCCAAGAACATCAACTGGGCCGGCTACCGCCAGAGCCGCATGCAGGACGCCGAGCGCGCCGTGCGTTCCGGCTACCTGCTCCAGAGCATCGGCAACGCCGAGGACCTCCAGGTCACCGACGAGGAGATCGACGCCGAGATCCGCGCCATCATGGAGGAGCACAAGGTCCCCCAGACCTTCGAGGCCTTCAAGGCCAACCTGGAGAAGCGCGGCTCCACCACCGAGATCAAGGGCCGGGTGCGCACCGACAAGATCTTCCAGATGATGGTGGCCGCGGCCACGGTCACCGAGGAGCTGCTGGACAAGGACGCCTTCGCGGCCCTGGTGGAGCTGGAGCGCCGCCGCGAGGCCGGCATCCCCTCGGCCCGGTTTGACGCGGGCGGTCTGGAGGGCGGCGAGCTGGAGCACCAGGAGGGCGGGTCCCCGGATTCGGTCCAGGCTGCCGAACATGTCCATGGGCCGGACTGCGACCACGACCACAAGTAG